The proteins below come from a single Candidozyma auris chromosome 3, complete sequence genomic window:
- the SPC19 gene encoding Spc19p — protein sequence MSSPPLYTCARIFEDSVDLLGSSLASLERATRDTPRLKQVLDTQKVFGLVPERDIQNAQARLKSETHPQITYLLEKLEKEVARLRRKKASLESDFNLRKVRLESVLRKDSVESLEQEAKYERLRMFRTKRDRLKYSLSRQRLQKYRQIPSLPPPDQS from the coding sequence ATGTCGCTGCCCCCACTATATACCTGCGCCCGTATATTTGAAGACTCTGTTGATCTTTTGGGCTCTTCATTGGCGTCACTAGAAAGAGCTACTCGTGATACCCCCAGACTCAAACAGGTGCTAGACACACAGAAGGTGTTTGGGTTGGTGCCTGAACGAGATATCCAGAATGCCCAGGCTAGACTCAAGAGCGAAACGCACCCTCAGATCACGTACTTGCTAGAAAAGctagagaaggaagtggccaggttgaggaggaagaaagcGTCCCTCGAGAGTGACTTCAATCTACGCAAGGTCCGTTTGGAATCGGTGCTAAGGAAGGATTCTGTGGAGAGTCTAGAACAAGAGGCTAAGTATGAGAGGTTGAGAATGTTCAGGACAAAGAGAGACCGTCTTAAGTATAGTTTGTCTCGTCAAAGACTTCAAAAGTATAGACAAATTCCGCTGCTTCCCCCGCCAGACCAATCCTAG
- the GGA2 gene encoding phosphatidylinositol 4-phosphate-binding protein, whose protein sequence is MGDFSLSKINPKLLRRIYRACRPTLTEPNLALNLEICDYVNAKQGSTPREAAIAVVKLINQRDPQTAELAIALLDHLVKNCGYPFQLQISRKEFLNELVKKFPERPTLRYSRVQRLILAQIEEWYQTICKTSKYKSDFGYIRDMHRLLANKGYVFPEVNVDDAAVLNPSDTLKTLEDIQKEEAIVHSAKLQELIRRGKPQDLQEANRLMKLMAGFKDNSEENKKKVSDDVARLKRKTEIFAEMLNSVEASGSGITDDNETISDLYGQIKSSHPIVTKIVEEEHDDESYVSELLALNDFINQLLEKYSLLKTGKADQAAQIKVSGGAQGAAAAKELNLIDFDDDEPISGDSTGKDQQGYNDLLSDLSNLNFGGGEASSSTAGGVNPLDFYGAGGSITLGGPSGGSQSISPAPQQPVPQAQPQAQGTSSSAFDFDLLSDLKSPSPELQSNNNNTFNSFKASQVQTSGKQNAKVIIEADGLKVEAERHNDSTPTVFKARLYISNTSDVTRSDLLLALAVPKGCKLDLKPQSGNLIYGHSNRHISQDVTIENPANKTLKVKWKLSYTAASRPHEQTGVSVLTE, encoded by the exons ATGGGTGatttctctctttccaaGATCAATCCCAAGCTTTTGCGGCGAATTT ACCGGGCTTGTAGACCAACTTTAACCGAACCCAATTTGGCCCTTAACTTGGAAATCTGTGACTATGTCAACGCTAAGCAAGGGTCGACACCTCGTGAGGCTGCAATTGCCGTGGTGAAACTCATCAACCAGAGAGACCCCCAAACTGCTGAATTGGCCATTGCTCTTTTGGATcacttggtgaagaattGTGGATATCCCTTCCAGCTTCAGATCTCACGAAAGGAGTTCTTGAATGAATTAGTCAAAAAGTTCCCTGAAAGACCAACGTTGCGTTATAGCCGTGTGCAACGGTTAATCTTGGCCCAGATTGAAGAATGGTACCAGACGATTTGTAAGACTTCCAAGTACAAGAGCGACTTCGGCTATATTAGAGATATGCATCGTTTGTTGGCCAACAAAGGCTACGTGTTCCCTGAGGTGAACGTCGATGATGCTGCCGTCTTGAATCCTTCTGATACCTTAAAAACTTTGGAGGACATCCAGAAGGAAGAGGCCATTGTGCACAGTGCCAAGTTACAAGAATTGATTAGAAGGGGTAAGCCTCAGGACTTACAGGAAGCCAATCGCTTGATGAAGCTTATGGCTGGCTTCAAGGATAACTCAGaggagaacaagaagaaagtaTCTGACGACGTTGCACgtttgaagagaaagaccGAGATTTTTGCAGAAATGCTTAATTCTGTCGAGGCTTCAGGGTCTGGCATCACCGATGATAATGAGACAATATCGGACCTTTACGGTCAAATTAAGTCTTCTCATCCGATCGTCACCAAAATtgttgaggaggagcaTGACGACGAATCGTACGTGCTGGAACTCTTGGCCCTCAATGACTTCATAAATCAATTGTTAGAAAAGtactctttgttgaagactGGCAAGGCAGATCAGGCCGCCCAAATCAAGGTCAGCGGTGGCGCTCAGGGTGCGGCAGCTGCTAAAgagttgaacttgatcGATttcgatgatgacgagcCAATAAGTGGCGACAGCACTGGTAAAGACCAGCAAGGTTACAATGACTTGCTCAGTGATTTGAGCAACTTAAActttggtggaggtgaagCGTCGTCTTCCACCGCAGGCGGTGTCAATCCATTAGACTTCTATGGCGCCGGTGGCTCAATAACACTCGGAGGTCCATCTGGTGGCTCCCAGTCTATTTCTCCAGCACCTCAACAACCTGTGCCTCAAGCACAACCCCAAGCTCAAGGCACCTCTTCGTCTGCGTTTGACTTTGACTTGCTTTCTGATTTGAAGTCGCCATCTCCTGAGCTCCAGAGCAACAATAACAACACGTTTaattccttcaaagcatcGCAAGTGCAAACCTCAGGAAAGCAAAATGCCAAAGTTATTATCGAGGCCGATGGACTTAAAGTCGAGGCCGAAAGACACAACGACTCCACTCCTACAGTGTTCAAAGCACGTTTGTACATCAGCAACACCCTGGACGTAACTAGATCGGACTTGTTGCTTGCATTGGCAGTACCTAAAGGCTGTAAATTGGACCTAAAGCCACAGAGTGGAAACCTTATCTACGGCCATTCAAACAGACATATTTCACAAGATGTGACTATAGAGAATCCAGCCAACAAAAccttgaaggtgaagtgGAAACTTCTGTACACTGCTGCTTCCAGACCGCACGAACAAACTGGCGTAAGTGTATTGACCGAATGA
- the COQ4 gene encoding ubiquinone biosynthesis protein COQ4, which produces MLPAPSRSVVSALSQKRTFIIPTALTALGSLMFNENNRLASKMENGQLHYDDPNKALNKSNQTMLENKYWKRGEPEYPGHVPLYTFERALMFVGSAVGSYFHPERNENIVALGESTAIAPVLRRLQRQMLSDPVGRQILKERPRITSTSLDLDYLRSLSDNTIGKTYINWLDREGVSPDTRVPVRYIDNDELAYIFQRYRECHDFYHAITGLPIIIEGEIAVKVLEFMNMGMPMPGLGALFAPLRLKPSQKERLYNIYYPWAIKSGLNSKPLINVYWEKILEKDINELRQELGIEQPPDLRNLRKEYFAKLKAAKKV; this is translated from the coding sequence atGCTCCCAGCACCGCTGAGAAGTGTGGTCCTGGCCTTGTCCCAGAAGCGTACGTTCATCATTCCCACTGCCCTTACAGCATTGGGCTCGTTGATGTTTAATGAGAATAACCGTCTTGCCTCTAAGATGGAAAATGGCCAGCTTCACTATGACGATCCGAATAAAGCTCTTAACAAGAGCAATCAGACAATGCTTGAAAACAAGTACTGGAAACGTGGCGAGCCAGAGTATCCTGGTCATGTGCCCCTTTACACTTTTGAGCGAGCCCTCATGTTCGTTGGCTCTGCCGTTGGTTCATACTTCCATCCGGAGAGAAACGAGAACATCGTGGCTTTAGGTGAGTCAACGGCCATTGCTCCTGTATTACGCCGCCTTCAAAGGCAGATGTTGTCTGATCCTGTTGGAAGAcaaattttgaaagagagACCCAGGATCACGAGCACGTCGTTAGACCTCGACTACTTGCGCTCATTATCCGACAACACCATCGGTAAAACATACATCAACTGGCTTGATCGTGAAGGTGTCTCTCCAGACACAAGGGTGCCTGTACGCTACATCGATAATGACGAATTGGCTTACATTTTTCAGAGGTACAGAGAGTGTCACGACTTCTACCATGCCATCACCGGGTTGCccatcatcatcgaagGCGAGATTGCCGTCAAGGTGTTGGAGTTCATGAACATGGGCATGCCGATGCCCGGCCTAGGAGCCCTCTTTGCGCCATTGCGGTTGAAGCCCTCGCAGAAGGAACGCTTATATAATATCTACTACCCATGGGCCATCAAAAGTGGGCTCAATTCCAAGCCTCTAATCAACGTTTACTGGGAAaagatcttggagaaggataTCAACGAGCTCCGCCAAGAGCTCGGGATCGAGCAGCCTCCAGACTTGAGGAACCTAAGAAAAGAGTATTTcgccaagttgaaggcGGCGAAAAAGGTGTGA
- a CDS encoding succinate dehydrogenase membrane anchor subunit produces the protein MLSLTRMGLASQRQLLRPSLLQAARSIKTIPQPPGNIVGTVNDAYQPPKPAKSHGSAHWTAERAIAIGLVPLIGASFVSGPSMVLDSTLSAFLLAHSWVGFQSCIIDYIPKRVYGAYHNYAMYLLTFGTGVAAYGVYEIEKREEGGVTGIVAKLFTA, from the coding sequence ATGTTGTCCCTTACACGTATGGGCCTTGCCTCCCAAAGACAGCTCTTGAGACCATCCTTGCTTCAGGCCGCTCGTTCCATCAAGACTATTCCACAGCCTCCTGGCAACATTGTCGGTACCGTGAACGACGCCTACCAGCCTCCAAAGCCAGCCAAGCTGCATGGTTCCGCTCACTGGACCGCTGAAAGAGCTATTGCCATTGGTCTTGTGCCTTTAATTGGTGCTTCTTTCGTCAGTGGCCCCTCCATGGTGCTTGACTCCACATTGAGTGCATTCTTGCTTGCTCACTCGTGGGTCGGGTTCCAGTCATGTATCATTGACTACATTCCCAAGAGAGTTTACGGTGCCTACCACAACTACGCCATGTACTTGTTGACGTTTGGCACCGGTGTGGCTGCTTACGGTGTGTACGAGAtcgagaagagagaagaggGCGGTGTGACTGGTATCGTCGCCAAGCTCTTCACTGCTTAA
- the ECM33 gene encoding Ecm33p, whose translation MQFKSLFAVAAVSGLAVANNSTLTTATPSVASACSFKDFTATDNGGISSVAACPTAVGDVNIEGSSVDSIDLTGVRQVYGDLYINGTKATVLNAPDLQLVSGKFTLARSTILATANLAQLTTVGTLLFDSLPALEKTGLTSGITSAESITIGNTGLHSLDGINVYELKVFDVNNNPDIESIDSALQSVTDTLSINYNAEKVEVALDKLTSANNVVFEKISSLSVSNLTSINGSLSVSKNNFDGFEFKELTSIGKSLSINENDELEEFDFPKLKSIGGALNIQDNEKLKSFSYFDKLETIGGSVNIDGDFDNGTFPKLNRVAGGFNLSTTGYLSCDSFTKLNSKGDIKGDKFYCRGASSTVSSSSSKSGNSNGQSTSSDSASSSESSGSSSSTSKGAAAGFAPAPSSALVTLVTFVLGFTGIGAAIY comes from the exons ATGCAATTCAAATCCTTGTTTGCTGTGGCCGCCGTCTCCGGGTTGGCCGTCGCCAATA ACTCCACATTGACCACTGCTACTCCTTCGGTGGCCAGCGCttgttctttcaaagaCTTCACTGCCACCGACAACGGCGGTATCAGCTCCGTCGCTGCCTGCCCAACCGCTGTGGGTGACGTTAACATCGAGGGCTCCAGCGTCGACTCTATTGACTTGACCGGTGTTCGCCAGGTTTACGGTGACTTGTACATCAACGGCACCAAGGCTACCGTCCTCAACGCTCCTGACTTGCAGTTGGTTTCCGGTAAGTTCACTCTTGCGAGATCCACCATTTTGGCCACCGCCAACTTGGCCCAGTTGACCACCGTCGGCACTTTGTTGTTTGACTCCTTGCctgctttggagaagaccGGTTTGACTTCCGGTATCACCTCTGCCGAGTCCATCACCATTGGTAACACCGGTTTGCACTCTTTGGACGGTATCAACGTGTATGAGTTGAAGGTGTTTGACGTTAACAACAACCCTGACATTGAGTCAATTGACTCTGCCTTGCAGTCTGTCACCGACACCTTGTCCATCAACTACAACGCTGAGAAGGTTGAGGTTGccttggacaagttgacTTCTGCCAACAACGTtgtgtttgagaagatctCCTCTCTTTCCGTGTCCAACTTAACTTCCATCAACGGCTCTCTTTCCGTCTCTAAAAACAACTTCGACGGCTTCGAATTCAAGGAGTTGACCTCGATTGGCAAGTCTCTTTCCATCAACGAGAACGACgagttggaggagtttGACTTCCCTAAGTTGAAGTccattggtggtgctttGAACATCCAGGACAacgagaagttgaagtccTTTTCTTACTTCGACAAGTTGGAGACCATTGGTGGTTCCGTGAACATTGACGGTGACTTCGACAACGGTACTTTCCCTAAGTTGAACAGAGTTGCCGGTGGTTTCAACTTGTCCACCACCGGTTATTTGTCCTGTGACagcttcaccaagttgaactCCAAGGGTGACATCAAGGGTGACAAGTTCTACTGCCGTGGTGCCTCTTCTAccgtttcttcttcctcctccaagagCGGTAACTCGAACGGTCAGTCCACTTCTTCCGACtctgcctcttcttccgaGTCCTCTGGTTCCTCCAGCTCTACCTCCAAGGGTGCCGCTGCTGGTTTCGCCCCAGCTCCTTCCTCCGCTTTGGTCACTTTGGTCACTTTCGTTCTTGGCTTCACTGGTATTGGTGCTGCCATTTACTAA
- a CDS encoding lipoyl(octanoyl) transferase LIP2 has translation MLPRISTRASSTCTKFHPLNENYKRLRHIHFPGITPFAKGEAIQQKMVAANLDFKKMEAKIRKQSKDLMNQGFALSDYENKFLNQVLSMKPFPTILTFEFDNVYTGGKQMKQNPQLAQNIKEYEALGCQYHQLERGGQVTWHGNGQLTAYLILDLKQFTHLTVKCFVDAVLLRGVQNMLQKNYGLQSYVNENPGVWMAPNDKKIASVGCNIQRAITSYGVGVNIDPDMKFLNTYTMCGLPGTRATSLKEMRPDVSVSVKEAGDLFAKEVAKLLNITTIEHMNGQDLLEGETENQAAKEDHAA, from the coding sequence ATGCTACCAAGAATACTGACGAGAGCAAGCTCAACTTGCACAAAGTTTCATCCTCTTAATGAAAACTACAAGAGATTGCGTCATATTCATTTCCCTGGCATTACTCCCTTTGCCAAGGGCGAGGCCATCCAGCAAAAGATGGTGGCAGCCAActtggacttcaagaagatggaagCTAAGATACGCAAGCAGCTGAAGGACCTTATGAATCAAGGCTTTGCGCTTTCAGATTATGAGAACAAGTTTTTAAATCAGGTGCTTCTGATGAAGCCCTTTCCTACCATCTTGACGTTTGAGTTCGACAATGTCTACACTGGAGGTAAGCAAATGAAGCAGAATCCACAGTTGGCACAAAATATAAAAGAGTATGAGGCTCTCGGGTGTCAATACCACCAGCTTGAGCGAGGCGGGCAAGTTACATGGCATGGAAACGGGCAGCTCACAGCATATTTGATTTTAGATTTGAAGCAGTTCACTCATCTTACAGTGAAGTGCTTCGTCGACGCTGTCCTACTTCGAGGCGTGCAAAATATGTTGCAGAAGAACTATGGGCTTCAGAGCTACGTCAACGAGAATCCAGGAGTATGGATGGCCCCTAACGATAAGAAGATTGCCTCTGTAGGGTGCAATATTCAGCGTGCTATCACGTCCTATGGAGTGGGGGTCAACATCGACCCTGATATGAAGTTCTTAAACACATATACCATGTGTGGGTTGCCAGGAACTCGAGCAACGtcgttgaaggagatgCGTCCTGACGTCAGCGTAAGCGTGAAGGAGGCAGGAGACTTGTTCGCCAAAGAGGTGGCCAAGTTGCTCAACATCACGACCATAGAGCACATGAACggtcaagatcttcttgaaggtgaaacAGAAAATCAGGCCGCCAAGGAGGATCATGCAGCCTAA